One Triticum dicoccoides isolate Atlit2015 ecotype Zavitan chromosome 4B, WEW_v2.0, whole genome shotgun sequence genomic window carries:
- the LOC119291623 gene encoding uncharacterized protein LOC119291623 yields the protein MPSASLLPATSAGAQPCPTLAPPRGRRRCCRVTAASAPSPSVGFGLGRRAVSLAGVAAWLATTAGRAEASPFDNYVKKKKLEPLETYVPAVLLTQDQFRDLEKSLEFEKPRFDESRSLLRSGPASSLRINIRAVAQYASTNGQGKTASDAVDECLRALEDLDSLLLKASRKDSSASVEVMRSKIAVALGALDNLLQTVPSAVMDKGKAIADAYRSPSDGYYEEGNGAELDPSLKQLQDIL from the exons ATGCCCTCCGCCTCGCTCCTCCCCGCCACATCCGCCGGGGCGCAGCCCTGCCCCACCCTAGCGCCGCCCCGCGGCCGGCGCCGATGCTGCCGCGTTACGGCCGCCTCCGCCCCATCGCCTTCCGTCGGCTTCGGCCTCGGCCGCCGGGCCGTCTCCCTCGCGGGCGTCGCCGCCTGGCTCGCCACTACCGCCGGCC GGGCAGAAGCCAGTCCGTTCGACAACTACGTCAAGAA GAAGAAGCTGGAGCCATTGGAGACATACGTCCCGGCTGTGCTGCTGACCCAAGACCAGTTCAGGGATCTAG AGAAATCCTTGGAATTCGAGAAGCCAAGGTTTGATGAGAGTAGATCATTGCTTCGTTCTGGTCCAGCATCATCACTACGTATCAATAttcgagca GTGGCACAATATGCTTCTACTAATggccaaggcaaaactgcctctgatgCAGTCGACGAATGCTTACG AGCGTTGGAAGATCTCGACTCGCTGCTACTAAAGGCTTCACGGAAAGACTCGTCAGCATCTGTTGAAGTCATGAGGAGCAAAATTGCTGTAGCCCTTGGAGCACTAGACAA CCTCCTGCAAACCGTGCCATCAGCTGTTATGGATAAAGGAAAGGCGATTGCTGATGCATACAGGAGCCCTTCAGATGGTTATTATGAAGAGGGTAATGGCGCAGAGTTGGATCCCAGCCTGAAGCAGCTTCAGGACATTCTATAA